Proteins encoded in a region of the Nicotiana tomentosiformis chromosome 9, ASM39032v3, whole genome shotgun sequence genome:
- the LOC104089412 gene encoding uncharacterized protein isoform X2, translating into MATSEEKVVAVIMVGGPTKGTRFRPLSFNTPKPLFPLAGQPMVNHPISACKKIPNLAQIFLIGFYEEREFALYVSSISKELKVPVRYLKEDKPHGSAGGLYYFRNLITEELPSHIFLLNCDVCCNFPLPEMLVAHRRYGGMGTLLVIKVSAESANQFGELVADPVSKELLHYTEKPETFVSDLINCGVYVFTPEIFSAIQDVSLNREDRATLSHFSSFEALQLATRSLPTDFVRLDQDILSPLAGKKKLYTYETMDFWEQIKTPAMSLKCSALYLAQFQYTTAHLLASGDGTKNATIVGDVYIHPSAKVHSTAKIGPNVSISANVRVAAGARLISCIILDDVEIKENAVVMHAIVGWKSSIGKWSRVQAEGDYNSKLGITILGEAVTVEDEVVVINSIVLPNKTLNLSVQEEIIL; encoded by the exons ATGGCAACTTCGGAGGAGAAGGTGGTAGCTGTGATCATGGTTGGTGGCCCCACAAAAG GTACTCGTTTTCGGCCGCTTTCTTTTAATACACCGAAGCCGCTATTCCCTTTAGCTGGTCAGCCTATGGTTAACCACCCGATTTCTGCTTGCAAAAAA ATACCCAACTTGGCACAAATTTTTCTCATTGGATTTTACGAGGAGCGGGAATTTGCCTTATATGTCTCTTCAATATCTAAAGAGCTTAAAGTCCCTGTCAG ATATCTGAAGGAAGATAAACCTCACGGGTCTGCTGGTGGCCTTTATTATTTCAGAAATTTGATCACGGAGGAACTTCCG TCTCACATTTTTCTGCTAAACTGCGACGTGTGCTGCAATTTTCCACTGCCAGAGATGCTTG TTGCCCATAGAAGATATGGTGGAATGGGTACATTGCTAGTTATCAAG GTTTCGGCTGAATCAGCCAACCAGTTTGGAGAGTTGGTTGCGGATCCTGTTAGTAAAGAATTGTTGCATTACACAGAGAAACCTGAGACATTT GTAAGTGATCTGATAAATTGCGGGGTTTATGTCTTTACCCCAGAAATATTTAGTGCCATCCAGGACGTGTCCTTAAACAGAGAAGATAGAG CTACCCTGTCTCATTTTTCCAGCTTTGAAGCTCTCCAGCTTGCGACAAG GTCCCTTCCTACAGATTTTGTTAGGTTGGATCAGGACATTTTATCACCTCTTGCTGGAAAGAAGAAACTGTACACATATGAGACCATGGACTTCTGGGAACAGATCAAGACTCCAGC GATGTCTTTAAAATGTTCTGCTTTGTATCTCGCGCAATTCCAGTATACCACTGCCCATCTACTTGCTAGCGGAGATGGCACCAAGAATGCCACAATTGTTGGGGATGTTTACATTCATCCATCAGCCAAAGTACACTCAACTGCAAAG ATTGGTCCGAATGTTTCAATATCAGCAAATGTTCGAGTAGCTGCTGGTGCAAGACTTATCAGCTGCATCATTTTAGATGACGTAGAAATCAAG GAAAATGCAGTTGTCATGCATGCTATAGTGGGATGGAAATCATCCATTGGGAAATGGTCTCGTGTACAG GCTGAAGGAGACTACAATTCTAAACTTGGGATTACAATTCTAG GCGAAGCTGTGACTGTTGAAGATGAAGTCGTCGTGATTAACAGCATCGTCCTTCCAAATAAGACACTTAATTTAAGTGTACAGGAAGAGATTATTCTGTAA